The genomic segment AACGACTCGGATTCAGAGACGTACTGAGGAACAGCAGTAAGAGATGAACGCattaacacacactgtgtcttaaaaaaaaaaaacacccaccgCCAGCTTGGGAGGGCAGAAGAAGAGAGCCCCCACAGGAGCCTTAAGAGTCGCCCCAACAAGAGAGtaagagagggaggaagtgcAGCAGGCTGTCTCACACTCATCCCGAACTCACCCAGCACCAGGTGTCCTTCCAGCTGATACTGGATCTCAGTAACTGCTGCGTTACCAACACTGACTTCTTGAGTGCTTAAAAACTGAACTTGTTGGGCAGACGGTGACTTTTGTACGGCAATAACGTGCTGAAGAGGAATGGTAGCACTTCAGAGAGTTAAACCGACAGGGACCAAAAGATGTGGATGCATTTTAACCCAGTTTTAACTGTGTAAATGAAATTGAGAATTTTGGCATTTATTGGTTAGTTTGGGTGGGGAGAGATTTTTGTTCAGAGATTTTTGGGGGAGTGAAAGACTGCACACTACATTTGCCAGATTATGCTTGTTCTTCAAATCTGTAAGACGTACAGGGggaaaattgtttattttttgacatcAAAATTTTAAAATACCTATGTTTCATGTCTTAAACTCCTTTTCCtctaagaaacaaaaacagattttctgaCGTAagttaattaagaaaaaaagcatttgttgTGTGCAACAGGTTTAAGTTGATCAACTTTAACTTTGTATATTGACCTGTCCATTACGGTTTAGTCTTCTGAGAATAAATTATTTGTGTACTTTCAGTTcctatttatgtgtttttgtgccttCATTAGTTACTAAGAAAACATGGGTTTGTAGAGGCAGCTGTGAAAGTACAGGGATGCACACTAGGTAAGTAATGAAATAATTCTAAGAAGCACTGATCCAATACTGAGGCTCAGCTTTTTGAGAAGAAACACTGTAAACCAATGACACAACGGCGTTTGATTTTCTTCTGTTTGAATGATATTTTGTGGTCTTATATTAGTCAGTGTTTGTTGACAGGTTTTGCttgctttaaatttaaaaaaaaaaaagaagccactCGATTCTACCGTGATTTAAAAcacccttttctttttgttggaAAATAATTTTAACTGGAAATATGTACAAAACATTTGCTAGATTCATATAGAGTGGAaaagattttcttcttttccttgcttttttttcttgaagaGGGATGAGCCTAGCATGTATATAGGAAATGTAACTGTGAATTCAAAGCTCCAATGAATTCTTTCATTACTGAGATTGCTGTATATTTTATGAGTAATAAAGAAATGAGTTATTTAATAATGAATGCGAGTCTTTATGGAGTATTGGCTTAAACATGCAAGAACAGCACATGTGACAAAACCTTGGgggtttattaaaataatttttgatCTGGACTACAATATCAGTTCCTGACCAATACATGTTCAACAATGCAATACAGCCTAACTTTATATTTCTTCACCACattatttcagtcatttttaccAAGTGCTCAAAACATAGCAGACACATGTTGACCTGTCTTCCTTCTCTCCATTAAAGAATCTGGTTTCAACTTCCTGCAAACCTTGGGACAGCAAACATGAGCACTGTTCTACCTTGAATAAACGGCATGCTTCATTCTTATTGGCTCACTGAGTCTGAGATGAACTTATTAGTTACCAAAATatgatattaaaataattaataataattaatttggCAGAGAAAGAGCGATACCCATCCCTACTTGTGACACAGCTCGAGGCCCTTGTCTAAATGAATTGATCTTAAAAACCTTCTAATGCTatttattaatcattattaattttatattatttattagtcccaatctttattattttctgtagTAAACCCTAGTTTCAAAGGTTAATTCTATCTATCTAATCTAAATActtaattatataataataatagatataATAGCTCGATTAGATTAAACTTTATCGATTCCACAACAGGGACATTGATGGAAATGCAGTTGTTTTAGCAGCAGTTTTtactaataatacaaaaaaataaatgaaattagcagtaattttaatgttgttattatggtAAATAATGTCTAATAATACCGATTAAATTTATGAAATGATGTGTGGACAGTTTCTAGAGAGGACACTTTCGACACAGTTGTTCGGTGACGCTCGTCTGTGCATCACACGCAGTCGCTCGGTGATTGGCTTAGAAACCGGAAGGGATTCTATGGGGGCGGGGTCAGTGTGCAGCGGACGATGGTGTGTGTTCTCCGAGTTTCTTGTGTTTCCTCCGTCCCCCGAACTTGTTTCTCTGTTCGTCCCGAAAAGTGTCTCTGAAGAGCCATGGAGGACGTGACAGGAGCGCAGCTGATTGCTGAGTCTTTAAAGGCCCAGGTGAGACTGTTTGAAAACGATTTACACTGGGAAGACGTGTATTATCCACTATAGCTCAGAAGCAGCTGTTTCAAAGTTCATGTTCAGCGTTGTCACTTTAATAAAGATGACTTAATGACCTATTGCAGTccatatttatgtgtgtgtgtgtgtgtgtgtatcagttgTTCAGTTGCATGTCTTTCTCCCTGCAGAATGTGGAGTACATGTTTGGGATAGTTGGTGTTCCTGTCATTGAAGTGGCCATGGCTGCTCAGGCTGCTGGCATCAAATATGTGGGAATGCGCAACGAACAAGCggtaaaacacttaaaatgatgTTGTATGAGGTTCTTACACAAATCTAACGTGCACAATCAAAAAACAGAGAATGTGATAGAATAGAATTTCACACTGTGGTGAGATTTGGTGacatgttttcaaaacaaataaagaccCAATACCTAAACTTCAGAAAATGTGTAgatattgtgtatttaaaaacaccTAATTTTATTCAGGTTCCAATTGTATCAGTTGCATATTCACACAAATGATTATGCTTTGTTGTTTGTaatgtatagatagatatgcACTAGTAGAATCATTGTTCTGAGGTTCAGAATAGTATAAGCTGGTTATTGTATTGTGAGTAAGTGTTGTTTTACGTCGGAGGTGCCAGTATTTATTGGCCTTTAGTGCCTGCTCGGGGGAAATAGGTCAATACAGACAGTGTTACCACATCGACAGTCAACACTGAAAAAGAACTAAGTCAAAGTTCAGTTGAATTCACACACGTGAATATTAAGAGTTCATGGTGCAGGAGAGTCAGTGATTTACCACAAAGGCTGTTGTCCTACAACGCCTCCCTGTCTCCAGTATAGGAGCGCAGCACAGTGAGATACTAActttgtgtcagtacctcatacatcCACACTCCTGATCTGTTCTGTCCTGTTACACTgctaatgtatttttattactgtattCAAACACCGTCTGTCACTTAACAGGCATGCTACGCAGCCTCCACCATTGGTTACCTCACTGGGAGGTAAGACATGCCTGTACTGTCCCTGAACAGAATAATAAGATAgagccagtgtctgtgtgtttttaaaggtctgctgttgtatgtgtgtctatgtacagacccgGTGCCTGCCTGGTGGTATCTGGACCTGGATTAATTCATGCTCTGGGTGGAATGGCTAACGCTAACATGAACTGCTGGTATGGCTCCACAGACAATTTGATTGTTCGTTTTTATTATAGTTTCTTTTGTAATGTGTAtcaaagctacagtgtgtacaTGTTAGTGATTTTTTTCTACCCTTGTTTAATCTGTGTAAACTGAAACAATgaaacctgactgagggagcgtttctgtgtatacaccagcagcacagggTCAGGCGGGAGCAAGACGTATGTATTTATTACATCAAGCTGCCGAACGACCCTTTTTTTTGAATGGTAGAAATCACTTCTGAAACCCAGCGTTGAAGCGTCGCTGTATTTTCAGTCACGCTCCCTCCTTCTTGCTGCTGTCTTGCTTTAGTAGTGCTATGTTGTGGTCTGtcttgacacaaaacaaaacacttcccaatgtgcagcatgggaatgtcaTGAGGTGACATTAGAGATAAACTCCACTATACACAGAattcaaaaagttaaaaaaaggtgtttgttgCCTGTGCACAGGCCTGTTGTTGTTATCGGAGGATCCTCCGATAGAAACCAAGAAACAGCAGGAGCATTCCAGGAGTTTCCTCAGGTAAAGCACCCTTTTCACATGCATTTTTGCCTGTTGATGATTTCTGAGTTGacagtgattttgatttttctgtAAGGTGGAAGCGTGTCGCCTTTATAGCAAGTTCTCTGCAAGACCAAGCAGTCTGGCAGCCATACCCTCCGTGATAGAGAAGGTAAACTCTCAGTTGGTGTTGCACTGTCCTTAGACAGACACAGGCTTTTGTGTGTCTTCATTGTATTTTGTTGCACACAGGCAGTTCGCACTAGCATGTATGGGCGTCCAGGTGCTTGTTATGTGGACATTGCAGGGGACATGGTCAATGCTAAGGTGGAAAGGAGCACAGTCAGGTTTGCtgcaatttgaatttgaatgtttaTTAATGCCTAATGTGGTTCAAAGTGTGCAGAAGTGTGACTGAGagaagtgtgtttttcctgcagacTTGTTTCCTGTTGTCCACCTCCTCCAGTGAGTTTGGCCGACCACAGTGCAATCACTGAGGCAATTTCTGTCTTGAAAGCGGCTAAAAGACCCTTAGTCATAATTGGCAAAGGTAATGTCAAAAGAAACGTTGACTATCATAGAGGGAGTTGGCAGAAACCCAGACTTTCCTCCATCACCAGTAAATCAGATTATTTGTATCATAAAAtaagttttgttgtgtgtaacaGGAGCAGCTTATGGTCACGCAGAAATTGCTCTTAAGGGGTTTGTGGAAATGACTGGTTTACCTTTCCTGCCCACCCCGATGGGTAAAGGAGTGCTGCCTGATGATCACCCCAACTGTGTGGCTGCTGCCCGCTCAAGGTGAGACACCATTTCAGCTTTTCCCTGCACCAAGAATGTggagaaataaaattaaaaatgaatcaattagTGGCCCAACCAAGACGTATgcttaaaacagtttttatctgttaaatctgatgaaaaacaacattttaatttcattattctTTTGGCTGATACTTGAACAAAAGATTGACTTACAGTAAGCTCATTCAAAGTTAAACAAGCAAAgactaaatattaataaaaacatgaggtTCGTAAAAGACGTATCAATctgaaaatataaatgtgatgtaatTGTTAAAATGTATAGATTAGAGTATTGTACAATACGTTGTTATATGTAAACCACACTGTCTCTGTTACTAAGAGCTCTTCTCCAGGCTGATGTCGTACTTCTGCTTGGAGCCAGACTCAATTGGATTCTGCATTTTGGTCTGCCACCAAGATTTGACCCTGAGGTTAAAGTCATCCAGGTATGTAAATGAGTGAGTCGAATGTTCAGGTGCTCTAAACCTAATGGTCAATTTGATCATCAGGCTTGGAGCAAATACTGTTGTGATCTGCTTTAGTGTTTCACTGCTGCAGCAAATACTCTGCTATGATAACTTAATTAAGAAAAAGTGCTCTGTTTGCAGGTAGACCTTTGTGCTGAGGAGATGGGAAACAATGTTAGGCCTGCTGTTGCTCTCCTCGGAGACATCAATGCTATTGTCATTCAGGTACATTAACTGCAACTCAGTCTGTAGCCAATCTCCCCCATCGTTAGTTCATTTCACTCTTTGTCCCAGTGTTCTgtaaagatgtgttttaaaggtgcagtgaagaaacatggtggtccaacatAGTAGTGAAGACCTGCTCCTGATGTCAATTTAAAGGACTCATActttcataataaaaataattcatacattcaggttattgttattgtacattaaaaaaaatctctttaatATTCCATTTCTCCCAAATTGGAAATAATTGAATCCAtatcttacacactggaaattgttttgttttgttctttcctTCAGCTTCTGACGTGTGTTCGTAAAGATGTCTGGAAATATCCCTCCGATACAGAGTGGTGGAGCACACTAAAGGACAAAATTGTCGCTAATGCAAAAATATCAAAGGTGACTCAAGACACGCTCCTGACATTCATCTGAATGCCTAGAATATACACTTCCTGTATTCATATGTATACACTTCAATGTGGCGTATCATATTGTAATTGTTCACTTTTACAGGCACTTGCTC from the Solea senegalensis isolate Sse05_10M linkage group LG9, IFAPA_SoseM_1, whole genome shotgun sequence genome contains:
- the hacl1 gene encoding 2-hydroxyacyl-CoA lyase 1 isoform X2; amino-acid sequence: MEDVTGAQLIAESLKAQNVEYMFGIVGVPVIEVAMAAQAAGIKYVGMRNEQAACYAASTIGYLTGRPGACLVVSGPGLIHALGGMANANMNCWPVVVIGGSSDRNQETAGAFQEFPQVEACRLYSKFSARPSSLAAIPSVIEKAVRTSMYGRPGACYVDIAGDMVNAKVERSTVRLVSCCPPPPVSLADHSAITEAISVLKAAKRPLVIIGKGAAYGHAEIALKGFVEMTGLPFLPTPMGKGVLPDDHPNCVAAARSRALLQADVVLLLGARLNWILHFGLPPRFDPEVKVIQVDLCAEEMGNNVRPAVALLGDINAIVIQLLTCVRKDVWKYPSDTEWWSTLKDKIVANAKISKALALQSTLPMNYYTVFHHVSQLLPRDCIIVSEGANTMDIGRTMLNNYLPRHRLDAGTFGTMGVGLGFAIAAAALERSEKKGTRIVCVEGDSAFGFSGMEVETMCRYNLPVVIIVVNNNGIYSGVDPETWKEMAKMGDLTSIAPPVTLLPEARYDEIMTAFGGRGFLVRTVQELCSALQVSLNDWERPSLLNVLIDPSSDRKQQEFPWLTRANL
- the hacl1 gene encoding 2-hydroxyacyl-CoA lyase 1 isoform X1 gives rise to the protein MEDVTGAQLIAESLKAQLFSCMSFSLQNVEYMFGIVGVPVIEVAMAAQAAGIKYVGMRNEQAACYAASTIGYLTGRPGACLVVSGPGLIHALGGMANANMNCWPVVVIGGSSDRNQETAGAFQEFPQVEACRLYSKFSARPSSLAAIPSVIEKAVRTSMYGRPGACYVDIAGDMVNAKVERSTVRLVSCCPPPPVSLADHSAITEAISVLKAAKRPLVIIGKGAAYGHAEIALKGFVEMTGLPFLPTPMGKGVLPDDHPNCVAAARSRALLQADVVLLLGARLNWILHFGLPPRFDPEVKVIQVDLCAEEMGNNVRPAVALLGDINAIVIQLLTCVRKDVWKYPSDTEWWSTLKDKIVANAKISKALALQSTLPMNYYTVFHHVSQLLPRDCIIVSEGANTMDIGRTMLNNYLPRHRLDAGTFGTMGVGLGFAIAAAALERSEKKGTRIVCVEGDSAFGFSGMEVETMCRYNLPVVIIVVNNNGIYSGVDPETWKEMAKMGDLTSIAPPVTLLPEARYDEIMTAFGGRGFLVRTVQELCSALQVSLNDWERPSLLNVLIDPSSDRKQQEFPWLTRANL